GGAACAGGACACCGACGACTAAGAGTGTCACCCTAAATTTGTTCCACATGGTAGTCGCACGATTGAGTGGCTGGGCGGCGTGGTGGCGGTAAAGGTACAATATGTGTCTGGTGCTCTCATCATCGATCCAATTCGTATTTATATTAATTTGTTCACTTCGCGAAAAaaacaattgaaaaattgaatgcGTCGGAAAAGGACAGCTAACGCGAAAACTGGGAAGCACCCTCGAGATTACAACTGGGGCAGAAATGAGAAGTAAAATGGTCGTAAAAACTGTGACTTAAAAAGATGAAATACACCACTGTATAATTATATACAACTAGATAGTGAATAAAAACCACGTAGTAGCAGTGGTTAGCAAAAACCTGGAACAAAGAATAGCATGTATTTGCGAAGAACTAAAATGACTGAAACGTTTCCATGACAAAAAGAtggaagagaaaaaggGAATTGTGGGGAGCCGGGGGCGTTGTGATCGGCCTTTGTTCGATTAGCAACGGGCCCTTCTTTTCTATGATTCCCAAAATCGGTAAAAGAAAAACGGATAATAATGTACAATGCAACAATGAATGAATAAGTTAAACGGGGCAAAATTGAGAGGAGAGGAGAGAGTTGGATATCTAGCCACTCTTGAGTCCTCgcactttcaaaaaagaaatcgTTCTAACATTAACAGTCAGTCAACGCAATAGCTTGAAGGTAAACTGGGTTACATTGAGAGCCAATGTGTTGGTCGTACAAGTTGTAGAAGTCACCGGACAAACATTGGTAGAAGACGTCCTGCTTACCCAAAGCCAAGTTACCGGCTGGGGTGATGGACCACCCAGCAGCGTAGATGGCACCGGCTTGTGGTGGTGGACCGTCGAATTGGAATTGTCTGTTGGCAACGATGGAACCGATTCTGCCCTTACCGTCAGTCAAGATACCGCCCTTGACGTTCATTTGCAAAGTACCAGTGGACTTACAGGAGACGGCGCCGACTGGGTCAGTTGGCGATTTGTTTTCGACTTTACCGTCAGTTGGCTTGGCGGTAGCTTGGACTTGACCGTCACCGATTTGAGAAGCGGCAGTCTTAGTAGCGGCTTGGATTTGACCGTCACCGATTTGAGAGACAGCTTGAGCAGTCTTGGTAGCAGCCTGGATTTGACCGTCACCGATTTGAGAAACGGCAGCTGGGGCTAGAGTCTTGGTAGCGGCTTGGATTTGACCATCACCGATTTGAGAAACTGgggcagcagcggcagtCTTAGTAGCGGCTTGAATTTGACCGTCACCAATCTGGGAAACTGgagcggcagcagcagtctTGGTAGCAGCTTGAATTTGACCGTCACCAATTTGAGAGACTGGA
This sequence is a window from Huiozyma naganishii CBS 8797 chromosome 3, complete genome. Protein-coding genes within it:
- the PIR1 gene encoding beta-1,3-glucan linked protein (similar to Saccharomyces cerevisiae YJL160C and PIR1 (YKL164C); ancestral locus Anc_1.187), giving the protein MQYKKTLASAAIAASAMAAYVPTEPWSTLTPGATYEGGITDYASTFGIAVISAPATATHTVEKRDGASQIGDGQVQATKAAAAPVSQIGDGQIQAATKTAAAAPVSQIGDGQIQAATKTAAAAPVSQIGDGQIQAATKTAAAAPVSQIGDGQIQAATKTLAPAAVSQIGDGQIQAATKTAQAVSQIGDGQIQAATKTAASQIGDGQVQATAKPTDGKVENKSPTDPVGAVSCKSTGTLQMNVKGGILTDGKGRIGSIVANRQFQFDGPPPQAGAIYAAGWSITPAGNLALGKQDVFYQCLSGDFYNLYDQHIGSQCNPVYLQAIALTDC